GTAGCGGGTCGTCTGCTTCAGGCTCAATTGAAGGGTTTCAGAGATTTCCTCGACTCGGATATTTCCAGAAGGATAGTACCTCCAAAGGGTGAGTAATTTATTCTCCATCGTGTGTTTCCTCCTAAAAGGGGACATGAATATATAAAGTGTCTATTTTTATAATATTTCGTCTAGTTTAATATACAGTAAACAAGGGGAGGGAACAACATGAAGTGGAAAGAATTACCTCAGAATATTAAAGTGAGGATGATCACCTCATTTTTTAATCGTGCCGTATCATCAGCCGTCATGCCATTTATGGCCCTGTTTTTTGCACAGGAACTGAACAAGATTTGGGCGGGGGCATTCCTGATCACAACAGTGGTGATCGGATTTTTCATCAATTTGGTAGGCGGTTATATATCAGATCGCTTTCCCCGGAAGAAAGTGCTGCTGACCACATCCTGGCTGAACGCTTTCTTCTTCCTGATCATGACGGTCAGCTTATTGCCGGCAGAGAATCTTATCTGGCTGTTTGCAGGTGCATACATAGGTTTCATCATTACGAGCAGTCTGGGCCGCCCGGCTATGCACGCCATCATCATCGATTCCACGACGCCTGAAAACCGGAAGGCCGTTTATGCCCTGGATTACTGGCTCGTCAACTTGTCGATGGCAATCGGGGCGGCACTTGGAGGATTACTCTACATCAATCATCAAACAGAATTATTCATGATGCTCACATTCACGTCGACGATGATTCCGATCGCATATGGAATCTGGCTGCAGGATCATTTTAAAGATCAGCTTCAAAAGAAGCATCAAAATGTCTTTGTGGATCTTATCAGCAATTATCGTGTTGCCTTTCGTGATTCTGCTTTCGTGAAAGTGGTTTTCGGCTCCACCTTCATTTTTGCGGCAGAATTCTCTTTGAACAGCTATATCGGCATCAGGCTCGCTGAAACATTCGACGCCGTAAGTGTGGGGAGTTTTGAAATCGTAGGGGTGAGGATGCTGAGTATCCTGAACATCCAGAACATGCTCCTTGTCGTATGCTTTACATTCATCATCAACCGGTTTACGGACCGAATGAACAAGAAGCATGCGTTGTTAGTCGGGCTGCTTCTGTACGGAATAGGCTATATGACCATTACTTCTGCAAATACGTGGTACGTGTTGGTTGCATTCAACCTGATTGCGACAATGGGTGAACTGATTTACTCACCGATCCGAAACGCGGAACAGGCCAACATGATCCCGAGCGACAAACGGGGATCATACTCAGCCTTTTCAAACCTTTCCTTTAGCGGGGCCGACATGATTGCCCGGTCCACCATCATCATCGGCGCCTTCCTCATACCGACCATGATGAGTGTCTATATCGGGTCGATCGTCATGATCGGTACGTTCTTCATCTATACCGGATTATTTGTCCGGAGCTGGACTTCAGGGAAAGTCCTTGATGAGGGTGTGACGGCAGGAGGAAAGTAACGATAAAAAGGAGTGTAAGAAGCTTATCCTGTGGAGATAAGCTTCTTTTTTAATGGTTCTTTTCACATAGACTGTTGCTGTTATTAGACTTTAATGTAAGTATCTACGGTAATTTGATGCTGAGGAGTAAAAAATGGTTATAGCAATGGATCAAGGGAAATGTACTTGAATTACGCTAATCACTACTATTCAGAAGAAGAACAAGTAGTTAATCCAGTGAATTTTTGGTTTTTATCCTCGATAGTTGATTGGAGCGGAAGATGCTCGACTCCTGCGGGAACTGATGGACAGGTGAGACCCCGCAGGACGAAGTCCGAGGAGGCTCACCGCCATCCCCGCGGAAAGCGAGCATCTGGAGCGGAAATCAACCGCACCTGACTTGTTTAAAAGTCACAATATTTACGAAAACAGCCTTTTTAATAATTTTCGTTGAAGTATTCTAAGTATTTTGAAATAATTGATAGGAAGAAAATGTTAATGTATATCATTGGATACTGTTAAGAAAGCGGGATATCCCAATATGAAAAAAATGAATCATCATGACTACGTTAAAATAAAAAACCTCATACAAGCAGACTCGATCGCTGTGCCAACCTTTGTGAATTCCGTTCTCGACGGGGTGATAGACGGCATTGTTTATGCTGACTCATCGGTGCCGGAAACATTTTTCATCGGTACGGGTAATGGCATTTATTTTGCCGGGGGGAGACCTGAAGGCAATCTTGCAGAAATATTGAACGGAATCTATCGAGATAGGAAAAATCAATCACTGCGATTCACTTTGTTCACCTCATCATCAGATTGGTATCACCTGATCAATAGACATCTCAACGGTGAGGTGAAGTCAATGAGAAGATATCAATTTGCCTATATCGGAGGGACGGACCTCTCCAAGAAGGACACGCTGCCAGAAGGCTATTCCATTTCACAGATCAATCCTTCTCTCATAGAACGAAGTGAAGCGTTCGGGCCCAGATATTATGAAGAATATTGGGGAGGGACGGATCCGTTTATTCACAATGGTTTCGGATTCTGTCTCTTACATAACGGAAACATTGTGAGTGAGTGCACGTCGATCTTTGCTTCGAAACACTATGCGGAAATCGACATTGAGACGATGACTGAGTATCAGGGAAAAGGGTTGGCGAAAGTTTTGACGGCCAGGTTCATCTCTGAATGTGACAGAAGGGGGCTCCAACCACGCTGGGACTGCGGTGTGGAGAATGGGGCGTCCATTCGGCTCGCAGAAAGAGCAGGATTTCGCATGGAGAATGAGTACAGTATTTTGGTGTAAAGGGAGAGGAATTCTGTGATGGGAAAGAAAGCGTTGGTTCTTGTAGATGTGCAGGAAGCGTTCAAGGACAGCAAGTGGGGAGAACGGAACAACCCCGATGCGGAGTTGAATATTCAAAGGATCCTCCACCTTTGGCGTGAAAAGGGATATGAAGTGATTTATATTCAGCACGAATCGGATCAGCCATCGTCCCTGTTCTACCCTGGGAATAAAGGGTACGAGTTGAATCCGCTCGTAACGCCTAAGGAGAAGGAGGTCATTTTTTCAAAGAAAGTAAACAGCAGCTTCATCGGGACCGGTCTGGAATCATATTTGAAAGAGAACGGGATATGCGAACTGGTCATAACCGGATTGACCACCCCTCATTGTGTATCCACGACTGCCAGGATGAGTGGAAATCTTGGGTTCACAACATATCTTATTTCCGATGCGACGGCAGCATTTGGCCTGACTGATCACAAAGGGGTGTATCATCGTCCCGAAGTGATACATGAAATCACTTTAGCCACCCTGCATGATGAGTTTGCCACCATTCTCACCACCGATGAAATGATGAAGGAGTTTGACCTGGTATGAGGGGATTGGTCATCAAGTCTCCTTGGGTCGACCTTATTCTGGATGGGAAGAAGGTGTGGGAAATCAGGGGCTCAAATACGAAGATCAGAGGTACGGTCGGCTTGATTAAAAGTGGGTCAGGTACCGTTGTAGGGACGGTGAAGATCGTCGATAGCCAAGAGCTGACCCTTTCACAGTATAGGAACGGGTCAGCACGGCATGGTGTCGAAAGTGAAGCGAGTCTTCAGCTGCCATACAAAAGGACGTATGCCTGGGTGCTGGAGGACCCCGTGATCTATCAAACCCCTCGTCCTTATAAACATCCAATGGGAGCCGTCATATGGGTGGATCTTTCAAAAGCGATGGAGGGAAAATTAAAATGAATCGTCATGTGTTCACTGCACCGCCGATACTTGAGAACGAAAAGATAAGGCTTGAACCGATGACAGAAAGTCATGCCCAGGATCTTTACAAACTGAATACGCCAGATATTTGGACGTATATGCTCAGGGAAATCGTGACGCTTGAAGAAATGCAGGCCTGGATGGGAGAAGCGATACAGCTCCGTGAGAAAAAGTTAGCCCTTCCATTC
The nucleotide sequence above comes from Bacillus sp. KH172YL63. Encoded proteins:
- a CDS encoding MDR family MFS transporter, whose translation is MKWKELPQNIKVRMITSFFNRAVSSAVMPFMALFFAQELNKIWAGAFLITTVVIGFFINLVGGYISDRFPRKKVLLTTSWLNAFFFLIMTVSLLPAENLIWLFAGAYIGFIITSSLGRPAMHAIIIDSTTPENRKAVYALDYWLVNLSMAIGAALGGLLYINHQTELFMMLTFTSTMIPIAYGIWLQDHFKDQLQKKHQNVFVDLISNYRVAFRDSAFVKVVFGSTFIFAAEFSLNSYIGIRLAETFDAVSVGSFEIVGVRMLSILNIQNMLLVVCFTFIINRFTDRMNKKHALLVGLLLYGIGYMTITSANTWYVLVAFNLIATMGELIYSPIRNAEQANMIPSDKRGSYSAFSNLSFSGADMIARSTIIIGAFLIPTMMSVYIGSIVMIGTFFIYTGLFVRSWTSGKVLDEGVTAGGK
- a CDS encoding GNAT family N-acetyltransferase — protein: MKKMNHHDYVKIKNLIQADSIAVPTFVNSVLDGVIDGIVYADSSVPETFFIGTGNGIYFAGGRPEGNLAEILNGIYRDRKNQSLRFTLFTSSSDWYHLINRHLNGEVKSMRRYQFAYIGGTDLSKKDTLPEGYSISQINPSLIERSEAFGPRYYEEYWGGTDPFIHNGFGFCLLHNGNIVSECTSIFASKHYAEIDIETMTEYQGKGLAKVLTARFISECDRRGLQPRWDCGVENGASIRLAERAGFRMENEYSILV
- a CDS encoding cysteine hydrolase family protein, with the protein product MGKKALVLVDVQEAFKDSKWGERNNPDAELNIQRILHLWREKGYEVIYIQHESDQPSSLFYPGNKGYELNPLVTPKEKEVIFSKKVNSSFIGTGLESYLKENGICELVITGLTTPHCVSTTARMSGNLGFTTYLISDATAAFGLTDHKGVYHRPEVIHEITLATLHDEFATILTTDEMMKEFDLV
- a CDS encoding ASCH domain-containing protein, which translates into the protein MRGLVIKSPWVDLILDGKKVWEIRGSNTKIRGTVGLIKSGSGTVVGTVKIVDSQELTLSQYRNGSARHGVESEASLQLPYKRTYAWVLEDPVIYQTPRPYKHPMGAVIWVDLSKAMEGKLK